A window of Castanea sativa cultivar Marrone di Chiusa Pesio chromosome 1, ASM4071231v1 contains these coding sequences:
- the LOC142640031 gene encoding sugar transport protein 7-like: protein MAGGSIGPAGVAKERAQQYKGKLTSYVIIACTVAAVGGSIFGYDVGISGGVTSMDTFLEKFFPTVFVKKTQAHESNYCKYDSQGLAAFTSSLYLAGLVASLTASPVTRKFGRRTSIICGGLSFLTGATLNAAAMNLAMLLLGRIMLGVGIGFGNQAVPLYLSEIAPTHLRGGLNMMFQVATTFGIFIANMINFGTQKLNWGWRLSLGLAAVPALLMTVGGILLPETPNSLIEQGKKEKGREILEKLRGTKNVDAEFEDMIEASELSNVIKNPFQNILEKRYRPELVMAICMPMFQILTGINSILFYAPVLFQSMGFGGNASLYSSALTGAVLASSTFISIATVDKLGRRALLISGGIQMITCQVIVAIILGVKFGNHQELSKGFSILVVVMICLFVLAFGWSWGPLGWTVPSEIFPLEIRSAGQSITVAVNLLFTFIIAQAFLALLCAFKFGIFLFFAGWITIMTIFVYFFLPETKGVPIEEMVFIWKKHWFWKKLVPTKGEGEISNSVELDGNVTEP from the exons ATGGCAGGTGGATCTATTGGCCCGGCCGGTGTGGCCAAAGAGAGAGCACAACAGTACAAAGGAAAACTCACCTCTTATGTGATCATTGCCTGCACTGTAGCTGCTGTTGGTGGCTCAATTTTTGGCTATGATGTTGGAATTTCAG GAGGAGTGACATCCATGGAtacatttcttgaaaaattcTTCCCTACTGTTTTTGTAAAGAAGACGCAAGCACATGAAAGCAATTATTGCAAGTATGATAGCCAAGGGCTTGCAGCATTTACATCTTCTTTATACCTTGCTGGTTTGGTTGCTTCTCTGACGGCTTCTCCTGTTACAAGAAAGTTTGGACGTCGAACAAGTATAATCTGTGGTGGGCTAAGTTTTCTTACTGGGGCAACACTAAATGCTGCTGCCATGAATCTGGCAATGCTTCTTTTGGGTCGGATCATGCTTGGTGTTGGCATTGGATTCGGAAATCAG GCAGTTCCACTATATTTATCAGAGATAGCGCCAACACATCTTCGAGGTGGTCTTAACATGATGTTTCAGGTAGCAACTACATTTGGTATCTTTATAGCAAACATGATCAACTTTGGAACACAAAAGCTTAATTGGGGATGGAGGCTCTCTCTAGGATTGGCTGCTGTTCCAGCTTTGTTAATGACAGTGGGAGGAATACTTCTTCCTGAGACACCTAACAGCTTAATTGagcaaggaaaaaaagagaaagggagagaaatCCTTGAAAAGCTCAGAGGAACCAAAAATGTTGATGCAGAGTTTGAAGACATGATCGAAGCAAGTGAGCTTTCAAATGTAATAAAGAATCCCTTTCAAAACATCCTTGAGAAGAGGTACAGACCAGAATTAGTAATGGCAATCTGCATGCCAATGTTCCAGATACTCACAGGCATAAATTCAATTCTCTTCTATGCTCCTGTACTGTTTCAAAGTATGGGATTTGGTGGCAATGCTTCTCTCTACTCCTCAGCTTTGACTGGAGCAGTTCTTGCTTCATCTACATTCATTTCTATTGCAACAGTTGATAAATTGGGTCGAAGGGCTTTACTTATAAGTGGCGGGATTCAAATGATTACATGCCAG GTCATAGTTGCTATAATCTTGGGGGTAAAGTTTGGCAACCATCAAGAACTATCAAAAGGTTTCTCAATATTGGTGGTGGTCATGATTTGCCTCTTTGTTCTAGCTTTTGGATGGTCATGGGGTCCCCTTGGCTGGACAGTGCCAAGTGAGATATTCCCGTTAGAAATTCGATCAGCTGGGCAAAGCATTACAGTAGCTGTAAACCTTCTATTCACTTTCATAATAGCCCAGGCTTTCCTTGCCCTTCTTTGTGCATTCAAGTTTGGAATCTTCCTCTTCTTTGCTGGCTGGATTACCATCATGaccatttttgtttatttcttccTACCGGAAACCAAGGGAGTTCCCATTGAAGAGATGGTATTCATATGGAAGAAGCACTGGTTCTGGAAGAAGTTAGTGCCTACCAAAGGGGAAGGCGAAATAAGCAATTCAGTGGAGCTAGATGGGAACGTTACAGAGCCATAA